From Candidatus Omnitrophota bacterium, a single genomic window includes:
- the cpaB gene encoding Flp pilus assembly protein CpaB, with protein MALQKQQIYLIVGGVFAVGAIFATLTYINQEKQKAQELARAKFNELRKEQVSVLVAARDIPKGKAIEAGDFTAKIELSRNIQSGAVTSADRLAGMVAIADIDKGDQILMSKLSYSRQESSDLSAITPAGKRAITISVDNIAAVAGMLKSGDKVDVIAMIPQAMQGADGKVVTQLISLPIFQNIEVLAVGQKLRSSESNVISIRAKREVAQDQAPLITLALDAQQANLIAFVQEQGKIKLSLRAPGDNKIEPVQPATWDAVLQYVFPQAPVQQEVHKPSDYVEIYRGTNKEKVLLEK; from the coding sequence ATGGCCCTACAAAAACAGCAGATCTATCTTATCGTGGGAGGAGTTTTCGCAGTAGGGGCGATTTTTGCCACCCTGACATATATTAATCAGGAAAAGCAAAAGGCGCAGGAATTGGCCCGTGCTAAGTTTAATGAACTTAGAAAAGAACAGGTTTCTGTTTTGGTTGCCGCAAGAGATATCCCTAAAGGAAAAGCTATTGAGGCAGGGGATTTTACTGCTAAAATAGAATTAAGCAGGAATATCCAGTCCGGGGCGGTTACTTCTGCCGATCGTTTAGCCGGGATGGTTGCTATCGCGGATATAGACAAAGGCGATCAGATCTTAATGAGCAAGCTTTCTTATTCCCGTCAGGAAAGTTCAGACCTTTCGGCGATCACTCCCGCTGGGAAGCGCGCAATCACTATTTCCGTAGACAATATTGCCGCGGTTGCCGGAATGCTTAAATCTGGAGATAAAGTGGATGTTATCGCGATGATCCCTCAGGCCATGCAGGGCGCTGATGGCAAAGTTGTAACACAATTAATCAGCCTGCCTATTTTTCAGAATATTGAGGTATTGGCTGTGGGGCAGAAACTGCGCTCTTCCGAAAGTAACGTTATTAGCATAAGAGCGAAAAGAGAAGTTGCGCAAGATCAGGCGCCTTTGATTACCCTTGCCTTAGACGCGCAACAGGCGAATTTAATTGCTTTTGTCCAGGAGCAGGGAAAAATCAAGCTTTCCCTTCGCGCGCCCGGAGATAATAAGATAGAGCCGGTACAGCCGGCAACTTGGGACGCGGTGTTGCAGTATGTTTTTCCGCAGGCCCCGGTCCAACAAGAGGTGCATAAACCAAGCGATTACGTGGAAATATACCGCGGGACAAACAAGGAGAAAGTTCTTTTAGAAAAATAA